AAAACAGATGGACAAAGATAGGAACAGCAGTTTTGCTATTGGCCAAGCATGTCAGCTACTAAGATATGTAATTAATTTCATGTACACATCTAATGAGACACTGCTAGCAAATAAATTAATACATTGTATCattaatatgattttttttttaacttcgcGTGTTATGATGCATGAGTATTTAAAAGGACAATTTTTTGATTCGATCTTATGTTATTTATTTCGATCACAGGACTTGTGTAGAGCAGTGCAAGAATACAGGGTGTGTAGGAGAAAACTGTTTTCAACACTGTAGATTCTCCTCTGATGGCGTGTCTGCCGATGGTAAGTGGTACATGCAGGAACCACTTTATCTAAGGTGGAAGCAATGGGACTGCCAGAGTGACTGCCGCTACCACTGCATGCTTGATAGAGAGCAAGAGAGAGAGAATCTTGGCAAAGCTCCAGTCAAGTACCATGGTAAATGGCCCTTCAAGCGAGTCTTCGGGATTCAGGTTTGTAACATTTGTCATCTTATGGGCTACCTGTGGTTCTTGATTTCTTATCAGGCATTCTTGCTCCTAAGAGAAAACTCAGAAACAATAAAACTTTCCTCCGTGTACTCAGGAGCCCGTATCTGTGGCATTTTCTGCTTTTAACCTAGCCATGCAATTCCATGGATGGTtatctttcttccttcttctgtGCTACAAGTTGCCTCTACGACCTGAAACTAGAAAACCTTACTACGAATTCAGTGGCTTATGGCATATTTATGGCCTCCTAGCGATGAATTCCTGGTTCTGGAGTGCTGTTTTTCACAGTCGGTAAGCTGAttaactttttcttcttcctaaatgattgtgttattttttagtgaAAGAAAAGAAGCATTTAACAAATATGGTTTATCCTACCACTTATGCTTCGAGGCAGACTTGTAGCTGGTTGCTTAATGATTGTGCTTTTATTTGAGTGCCTATTCGAAAATCGATTGCATCCTCGGAGATTGGTATTTAGTCACTTGGTGCTTTCTACGCGCCTCACCGATGTTATAATCAATCTTGTCAAAATAAGCTGCTCCATATGTCTTATATAATGTCTATTGCCTAAACATTTTGTTTCTGCAGTAGTCATCATCTGAATTTGTTTTCCTTTCAGAGACGTGGATCTTACAGAAAAGATTGACTACTCCTCGGCTGTAGCATTACTTGGATTCAGCCTCATTCTGGCATTTTTACGTACTTTCAATGTGAGGCATGAAGCATCTAGAGTCATGATTTCTGCTCCATTACTGGCATTTATTACCACCCATATTTTATACCTCAACTTTTACCAACTTGATTATGGTAAGTCTTCATCTTTTCGCTTAACGTTTTCATATTACAAGTTCAAGTACCATTAACATTTCCATATGATAGCAGTGGCATCTTGTTCCATGGCGATAAGTTCCCCACTCCTATCTGgtttatatctcattactccaggAATGTTTAATCTGCACATAGTTAGCTGAGGCCTGAGTGTGAGTGACTACTTCCCAACATGTGTGTTCATGACGCACACCTTGCTTTTCTCTTATGAGTCTATGGCAATTAGACACAAATAAAATATGCCGAGGCATTGTATTCTCCACAATTTCAGAAAAGAAAACAAGACATGGGTGGTGGTTGCTCGTTGTATTTAAAAGCATTTTAGAGGGAAAGACAAAAGATAAACTTGTTTGCGGGTATTTATTACTTAATGTAAGAGCATCATATATGACTTGTTCTAGGGTGTGTGTTTTTTTTCCAAGTGGTAAGGTCATAATTTCTAAAGTAGTAATCTAGATAGATGTCATCTTTATTTCCTGTGGAGTATGTAATGAGTTGATGGGCTAATGCAAATTCTGAAAACATGGGGATGCAGGTTGGAACATGAAAGTGTGTGTTGTAATGGGAGTGACGCAGCTTCTCTTATGGGCTGTCTGGGCAGGCGTAACTCGTCACCCTTCAAGGTGGAAGTTGTGGGTGGTTGTTGTGGGAGGTGGACTTGCAATGCTTTTGGAGATCTATGATTTCCCTCCATACATGGGATTTGTTGACGCCCATGCTCTCTGGCACTTAACCACAATACCCCTCACCTACCTTTGGTGGAGCTTCATCAAGGATGATGCGGAGTTCAGGACTTCAGAACTTGTCAAGAAGGTTAAGTAACTGATGTTTATTACACTGTAACCTACCACGATTGTCTAATTCCCATGCTTCCGACAACCACAGTACTCAACCATACCAATTAGATCCTGGACGAATTGTATCATCAACATCATGTTAGGCCACCCTGCTTCCTAATTGCTTTTGTAGTTGATTGAAATTGtatcctattttttttttttttcctcttatgCAAATGATGTCTCTGAACATATTTGCTTAGGGGTTTTCCTTGGATGTTTAGGATTTAAGATACTACTGCAAGACagattttgatcttttttttgtgtttttcccCAATGTGCATGTTAGATCATTGGGTTGCTAGTGATGAAGTTATTTTGTTTTCATGTAAAAAATCCTCAAAAGTCTTATCTATTTGGAAGTATTTTAGGCAAggaatttgtttggatttgtttGAGTACAATGTCCATTTTCAATTTTAAGTTGTTCAGGAACTTATGTCCACTGGATATCAGTATCCAACATTGCCCCTATTGGAGTGTGCATTCTTATGTAAGGAGGTAAGGGTAAGACCTCAAGAGTGTGTGAAATGGTGGTGGCAATGCCAGTGACCCACTGGATAATGCTTTGGTAAAAAAGAAAGACCAGTGTGACAGTTGACCTGACCGAATACTAAACCGactaaaaaataaagaaagttAAATTGAAAGCTGTGGGATTGGAACCCATGCCCTTCCGgaatgaaaagaaaaacaaagtttGTGACAGCTGTGGGATTTGAACCCACGCCCTTTCGGACCAGAGCCTGATTCTGGCGCCTTAGACCACTCGGCCAAACTGTCTCAGTTGTTGTTAAGAAGCTGATTCTCCAATACATAAAGAAACCTGTGGACATTCCCGGCCTAAACAAGGAGCCAAGATCATTAACCATTGAGTCACGGGTAAAATTTTCCGTCACGGACAGATTCTGAGTTACAAAGCAAACGTGTTGGGGGTGGATGGGTCGGTGTCGAGCAAATATTGGGATACCGCTATCAGGTCATTTCGTCCTAGGCAAAGTTTGGAATATTTGGACCACGACCTAAAATTTTGGTCTCAATTCGGTTTATAGGGAAATTTTTTGGTCAAACgggcctaattttttttttttttttggacagcCTAAAATTACAACCTATCTTGTGTAACAGGTCAGATTTGGCATAAAATGAATTCTCCTCACAATCTTACTTTAATATATGAACTTCTACAGGCTTGTCCCGAGATCGCGCGCCTTTAATGAATGTTGGCAGTCTACATGATCATTGTTGTCTTAGATTTGCTAATTTATAGACAAAGTACTGTCTACATGAATTTTTAACAGTCACCAATAATCCATACATGAACACACTCCGTTCTCAAAATGGTGGAATCGATTTCTATCCCTTACGATTATCCTTCGATTATAAATTCTTGATATGAATTTCATCGACGAATGGCAATCCCCACAGATCCTCAAGTTCTTGACTATCTGTAATGGTGCATTTCTCTTGGTACTGATTAACCCAAACGCCACTGCAATCTTTTCACTGTGGTGAAAAACCAGACTTTCCCTCTCTTCCTCATCCATGTTTAGCAGCACTTGCTTAGTATCAGGTTTATACCCatttaatctcaatttctcaCTCATCTCCTCCAACATTAAACGTATCTCTCGTGCTCTAGGATGAGATTCATCTTCCACTAGGAATTCATGAATTGTTCCATCGAGTTCGATCCAGCTACAACCTGGGTTTTTCCTTATATCCTTCTCTTTCATCATCAGTCTCACTGCTGAAACACCTTCCCAATCTCCCAAAGACGCATAAATATTTGAAAGAGCTACATATGAACCACTATCACTTGGAGCTAAATCCATAAGTTTTTTCGCCACACGTTGTCCCATCTCAATATTACCATGCATCTTGCAAGCACCTAACAAGGCTTTCCAGATTACACCGTCTGGCTTGATCGGCATTTTCGATATAAACTCCTCGGCTTCTTCAAATAATCCTGCACGACCTAACAAATCTACCATACATCCATAATGTTCAATCCTAGGATCTAACCCATCTATCCTTACCATTTGGTCAAAATACAATCTTCCTTCATCAACCAACCCTGCATGACTGCACGCACTCAGCACGCTAATATAACAAACATCAGTCGGCTTCACTCCTTCCATTTCCATCTTATCGAAATAATCAAGCGCATCAACTGCTCGGCCATGCACAGATAACCCTCCAATGATGGCATTCCAAGTAACAGGATTTCTTCGTGGAAGTCTCTCAAATACCTGAATAGCCTTTTCTATGCTCCCACATTTCGAGTACATATCAATCAAAGCAGACCCGAGTACATCATCTACCTCAATCTTGTTCCTCCCGCAATACAAATGAACCCATTTCCCCAACTCAAGTGCACCAAGACGAGAAATTGCAGGGAGAACACTAACCAGCGTCACATAATTCGGACAACCATTTTCCAACTGCATCTTTTGGAATATCTCCAAAGCCTCTTTGAAGTAACCATTTTGTGCATAACCTGCAATCATTCCATTCCACGAAACCACGCTTCTTTGAGGCATTAAATCAAATAACTGCCTCGCTGAATCAAAATCCCCAATTCTTATGTACCCATCAATCATTACATTCCAAAGAACTACATTTCCATCACTAATGGACTCCTTTGTTGTTACACCACTTTTATCAAACAGTTTCCTTGCATCCTTCATGAGCCCACAAATCGCATACATTCGAACAAGATTACTAACAATAAACTCATCTATGTCTAAACCCAACCCCCGTTTAATAATCTGACAATGAACttgttttccttcttcaattCTTCTCATCTTCGCACATGCTTTTAAAACTGATGGAAACGTAAATCGATTTGGTTCGACGAATTCATTATACAGCATTTGACCGAAAATGATAAGAGACTCTATGGATTGATTGTTTGTTTCAGAAAAAGCTCTGATAATAGTGTTAAAAGAGAAACAATTAGGTTCCTCCATACGATCAAAAACTAAACGAGCATACTGTAAATCTCCATGATTTGTTAAAGCACAAAACTGTAAGATCTCAGCAGCAGCGAAGGGGTCTCTTATACGACCAGTTTTGATCTTTTTGGCGTGGATTTGAATCATCTCTCTCATGGTTTTGCATGATTTTATTTCTGCTTGGGAAATACATGGTGGGGGCGGTGAGTTTCTGAGTAGCGCGGAATTTGAAAGTAAGAACATGATTTGGCGGGAGGGAAATAAGGACACTAGTTAATATACTGCGGTTGAGCAGGTCAAAAGTTCGACTTCATGTGCAGTaaaatgttttctttttcttctcctcgaATGGAATTTGGTGCTCAAGATAAAATCTTTTCAAGTTTCTAACCAACCAAATGTTAATGGTTCCAAAGGCACAAACATATGCACTATCCCCAACAAGGTGTTAGTTGGTCATCAGCTTGTATGAAACCAAGAACTGTTTCGACCGAGATGCTTTGGAGTCTTTAGATCAATGAGCTTGATTATGTATCTGAATTTCAAGTtatataattatatatatatatatatctatatatatcTGTTGCTTTGATTTGATCCTGTGATCTAAAGGTTTTTGTTGTCAACCAGAGAAATCAAAAACGAACTGTAAAACGATCTGGCACAGAGAAAGAATAACTAGATATCAAGCTGAACTCCCCAAGCTATTATTTGACATCATAATCAAGAGAACATTAAAAAAACTAAAAGTGTATAAACTGTATGCCTGAATCAGctgcaccaagttcttcttccaCGTCTGTCTGTGCATTATGGAATTTCTCAATTCCCTAAAATTTCCTAAAATTTGTGCATCATGCCTgcacaaaacccataaagaactCACGTAAGTCATGCCTGCACAAAACCCATAAAAAAACTCACGTAAGTCGCAACAATCAATCACTTCACTCCATCACTGAGTTCCACCACCAATTGCTTTCAGTTTCCCTAGAATTACGCCTGCCTGCTCCTTGCTTCATTATAACCAGCGACTTTTCCCCTAGTTCCTCAACCTCCTTCGATCCTAGACCAGTAAATGCTTTAGCCTCAtccaaaaccttgatcttggaggcCGCATCAAATTTCTCAAGCTTCACATCAAATGTTGTTCTCTGCTTTAGACGAACCAGCAGAAGCCCCGCCCAAACAACCAGGGCACTGTACCTTCCGACTCAATTTGTTGCATCTTAGGACATTGTAGCTCGTCTCTCAGTAGAGCTGGATCAACCTGTCGAGTTCTTCAGGAGGTAAGACAGCCATAGGTTTAACAAGCTGCACGATCTTGTCAGACAGTGGGGATCTAGGGCCATATGAAGCTGGGTAAATGTTTTTCGATGTTTCTAAACCTCCAGCTCTAGGTCAGTCCACTGAGAGCTACAACCGAATCAGATCCAGAAACACATTCATCTTCTACGAACGGGATGGTCCTCCAGACCTTCAATTTCAGTGGGTGATTCTCTTCGCCTTCAGTCGTCTTGTTGTTTCCTACGCAAATGGCTGCATAGTGTGATCTTGCCAGTTCAAATAGTCCAAACTGCCAATTAGTTTTGACGTCCTCCGAAGCGTTGAGAGGTTCAACAACTATTTTAAAATCCTCGGAGTGAGAATCCAGGGTAACATGTAAGCCGGATTTAGGTTTCTGTCTGAATTGGATGGCAAAAGTCTTGAAAGGTGAAGCCGAGAAACCCCTGCCCAGTGCTTTGACATATGCTTCCTTAAGTGTCCACAATTTGATAAACTCATGCCGTTGAACCTCGGGATCCACAATTGCATGCAAGCGTTCCACTTCATGAGGTGAGAAATAACGTCGAGCAAAAGACATGGTACTATTTTTTGTCTTCCTTTGCTTCTCTTCGACATCAATTCCTATAGGCATATCTACAGTTACACCACAGGCTATCAAAGATGATGAATGTGAGATGTTAAAATGCAAGGATGGTGGGTTCCACTGTTCATCATGCTCCCATTCTACCTCTGGCTTCCCAAAATTGTTCTTCTGGAACTTCAATAAATTCGGACTGACTTGTGTATCTGTATATCTTGCAAGAGTAGTGCGCACCAGAGCACGAGCTAGCAAGGATCCTTTCTGAAGTCTGTCTCCTTGCATCTGTAAAACAGTTTTCTTTTCACATGGTGATAATAGCTTCATATACTGATTTTGGAGGGATGCATCCTTTACTTCATCAGGTATAACGTACCAAAGATGGGTTTCCCTTCGAGAAGGAAGTGGTACCGAAACCAAAGGTGATGATGACGAACAAAAGAGCTTCCTCGCGAAACAATCCGTCTGCATCGACATACTCCTTCTACAGAATAATGCAATCATGTGTATCTACAGTACACCGGGTGCTCCTCACGATCATGGGTTATGACAATTGAATGTGCGTCTCTCTGTCTCTACCAAGAGTTTGAGAACTCCCTTGAAATTTGATAATCCTGAAAAATGAAGGGTATTTTTTCAATTCCCTCGTATTAAAAACACCAATATTTGGTAACCGGATCAAAATGAAAAGAACGGAGATCACAATGCTAGATATCCATTTTTCTCTTGTAATGAAAACACCAATATTTGGTAATCGGATCAAAATGAAAAGAACGGAGATCACAATGCTAGATATCCATGTTTCTCTTGTAAGGTAGTCTACTAGTATAGAGTAGGCAGAAACCCAATAGACAAACACTAACAAAATGCAAGGATTGAAAGAAAGAAATTAAACAAAATGCACTAGGGCAAAAACATAATTGGGATAAAGAATGAGATTGACACAGCTAGCTGCCTTAGCGAATTTGATTTATAAGGGGGAAACTAATGTCTCTAATGCCAACAAATACTCATCATATTATGCTTACCGAAATACGAGCTGACTCATCCAAGATCTGAATTCTTTTATCGATAAAAGAATCATATGCCAACAAATACGAAACATGAGGAATTGATAAATGCATTTCAAATAAACAAAGCACAaaatagatgatgatgatgatgatgatatccaTATCAAATCATGAAACAACTAAATTGACTTGATACATACATGAGTACATAACAGAACTCAATTCAAATAAACAAAGCATATAGATTTTACTTTTAAAGTACCATTAAGTGTCAAGAAGGTAAAAGAGTTTCACCGCAGTCGTgttattttcaaaagaaaattcaACTATCAAGAATACTCTCAATCCTCCAAGTTATCTTACATCAAAGTACACTATATACTAATCTACGTCCAGATAGAACTAGCAGTATTTTGACACTGATCAAGTAGGTCAAACGATCAAATCTTTATATATTTAACACTGATATGACTTCCATACTACCCTCTGCACACTAAGCAATTCCATACTACCCTCAACCCACGAAGCAATTATGTTAGCACAATACTTGATAAAAATTAAACCTACTCATAAAACTCTTACACACAAACCCATAAAATTGAAAGAAGAAACTTAAAACTCTGCTGGGCATTCCAGTGGTTGAAATTCTGAATCATCATCAACATTCTAAGCTGAGATTCCAGTAACTCAAATTCTGAAAGAAACAAATGATAGAAACGAAGAAGATTACCGGTTGACAAATCAATCACTCTGGTATTGAGCTTTGGACCTTATCTCTTGTACTACCTGCAAAATACAGAAATCAAGTAGTTTGGTTCAAAATTTGTATTAACCCACCACACTTGAATCATACCCAGAAAATTACAGACGCAAAAAACGCACAGAGTATCTAAATGTCAATTTATTTATGTTTCTAATGTTGGTGAAAACAGGAGACATTCAATGTTCAGACAAGTTCcgtgaaaactaaaaacaaaaaaaaacaaatttcacAATTAAGCCTAGTTAACCAAAATTAAACAATTGAAACTAACAAAACTCGCACCCAATCATGAAAACCCCCAAAAAATTTCCCCAATTTATGAAAGCTTTATATATATTCTAATAAAACAGAccaaaaattgaagaagaagatggggagGGACATAAAATATACCTAATTGGAGCGAAAAGTTCCCTGATTTTGCCCAAATTTGATGAAGATCCTTCCATCATAAGTCTCCTGTGGTTGTTGTGATTGTGACTTtccagaagaagatgaagaagatactgCTGGTAGTGGGGATGGCCGCGTCAGTGGCGTGGggtaagaaagaagaagaagagaagggtGGTGG
The nucleotide sequence above comes from Papaver somniferum cultivar HN1 chromosome 8, ASM357369v1, whole genome shotgun sequence. Encoded proteins:
- the LOC113302324 gene encoding uncharacterized protein LOC113302324, encoding MIALFCRRSMSMQTDCFARKLFCSSSSPLVSVPLPSRRETHLWYVIPDEVKDASLQNQYMKLLSPCEKKTVLQMQGDRLQKGSLLARALVRTTLARYTDTQVSPNLLKFQKNNFGKPEVEWEHDEQWNPPSLHFNISHSSSLIACGVTVDMPIGIDVEEKQRKTKNSTMSFARRYFSPHEVERLHAIVDPEVQRHEFIKLWTLKEAYVKALGRGFSASPFKTFAIQFRQKPKSGLHVTLDSHSEDFKIVVEPLNASEDVKTNWQFGLFELARSHYAAICVGNNKTTEGEENHPLKLKVWRTIPFVEDECVSGSDSVVALSGLT
- the LOC113302323 gene encoding pentatricopeptide repeat-containing protein At5g48910-like produces the protein MREMIQIHAKKIKTGRIRDPFAAAEILQFCALTNHGDLQYARLVFDRMEEPNCFSFNTIIRAFSETNNQSIESLIIFGQMLYNEFVEPNRFTFPSVLKACAKMRRIEEGKQVHCQIIKRGLGLDIDEFIVSNLVRMYAICGLMKDARKLFDKSGVTTKESISDGNVVLWNVMIDGYIRIGDFDSARQLFDLMPQRSVVSWNGMIAGYAQNGYFKEALEIFQKMQLENGCPNYVTLVSVLPAISRLGALELGKWVHLYCGRNKIEVDDVLGSALIDMYSKCGSIEKAIQVFERLPRRNPVTWNAIIGGLSVHGRAVDALDYFDKMEMEGVKPTDVCYISVLSACSHAGLVDEGRLYFDQMVRIDGLDPRIEHYGCMVDLLGRAGLFEEAEEFISKMPIKPDGVIWKALLGACKMHGNIEMGQRVAKKLMDLAPSDSGSYVALSNIYASLGDWEGVSAVRLMMKEKDIRKNPGCSWIELDGTIHEFLVEDESHPRAREIRLMLEEMSEKLRLNGYKPDTKQVLLNMDEEERESLVFHHSEKIAVAFGLISTKRNAPLQIVKNLRICGDCHSSMKFISRIYNRRIIVRDRNRFHHFENGVCSCMDYW
- the LOC113302322 gene encoding post-GPI attachment to proteins factor 3-like, which translates into the protein MKNSYWVVSVVLLGVSCCFIQVVDSSPGDSDPLYKTCVEQCKNTGCVGENCFQHCRFSSDGVSADGKWYMQEPLYLRWKQWDCQSDCRYHCMLDREQERENLGKAPVKYHGKWPFKRVFGIQEPVSVAFSAFNLAMQFHGWLSFFLLLCYKLPLRPETRKPYYEFSGLWHIYGLLAMNSWFWSAVFHSRDVDLTEKIDYSSAVALLGFSLILAFLRTFNVRHEASRVMISAPLLAFITTHILYLNFYQLDYGWNMKVCVVMGVTQLLLWAVWAGVTRHPSRWKLWVVVVGGGLAMLLEIYDFPPYMGFVDAHALWHLTTIPLTYLWWSFIKDDAEFRTSELVKKVK